Part of the Desulfotomaculum sp. genome, CAGGCGTTAGCCTGAGTAGTTACAAATTTTTAAGTCAAACAACAAACAGGAAAAGGTAGGAAGCAGCGAGGTTATGGGGTTAAAGCGGGTTCACTGAATACTTACCTACGGAGCGATAATTATAAATTAAACGAAAAACGGGGGTGGACGCTGATTATTAGTTCTCTTTTTAACAGTCTGAACCAGAACTCCGGCTTGAATATGGAATTATTCGATCTAATCCCTGTCGGCATAAGCATAACTTTAAACAAAACTTACCGGGAAATAAGACATAACAAGAAAGCGGCAGAATTCCTAAGAATTCAGCCGCGGGAAGCTCTTTTACATCCCGCACCAAACGAATTGCCGTTAAAAATATACCATAGGGGAAGTGAACTGTCTCCGGAGGAAATGCCGGTTCAGCGTGCGTTGGGGAAGGGTGAGACAGTTAAAGACCTGGAATTAGATTTTGTCTGGGAAGACGGAATGCGTAAGACGGCCATCTGGAACTCCAATCTTTTGCTGGACGGGGAAGGCGCGATCATAGGAGCGATCTCTGCTTTTGAAGATATAACCGAACGTATACGTGTTGAAAACGAATTAAAAATAATCAACAGCAATCTTATCGCTTCTCAGGAGATTGCGCATACAGGAAGTTTCACCTGGGATCTGGAGAATAAACGGATGGTTTGTTCCGATGAACTCTACCGCATCCTGGGGCTGATCCCCGGGAAGATTAAGCCTTCCTTCGAGGCTTTTATTAGCCTGATTCATCCTGAGGACAGGGAAAAAGCGGAAAGAGAGATATTAAGATTTATAAGAAAGGGCAAGAAAGTCTCAGATGAATTCCGGATTGTGAAAAGCGATGGCACGGTTAGATTCATAAGGATAGTTGGCAGAGCAGCAAGAGGCGGCGGAAAACCGGCGCTGATAATTGGTGTAGTTCAGGATGTCACAAGACAAAAGCAGGCTGAAAAAATGTTAAGGGAGACCAGGGACTACCTGGAAAACCTGATCGGCTACGCAAATGCGTCTATTATAGTCTGGGACACCTCTTGCAAGATAACCAAATTCAACCATGCTTTCGAGAGGCTGACGGGATACACTGAGGATAAGGTTTTAGGCCGGCCTCTGGATATTCTGTTTCCGGAGAACAGCAAAAAGGAGTCCCTAAACCATATCAGACAGACTTCATCGGGAGAGTTTTGGGAAGCTATTGAAATCCCCATCCTCGGCGCCGACGGTTCGATTCATACAGTCCTGTGGAATTCAGCCAATATCTACAATAAAGATAAAACAGGCATTATCGCCACGATTGCGCAGGGGCAAGACATCACCCGGCGCAAGGAGGCGGAAGAAGCCGTTTACGCAAATCGAAACCTTATGTTTAATATCATCGACGGAACATCAGATCTGGTCGTCGTCAAAGATTTTGAAAACCGGCTGCTGCTCGCAAACCGGGCGCTGGCAAAGATAACAGGCAAACCCTTCGGCGAGATTATCGGTTATGATATCAACAAATATTATGGGCATGAAGCTGGGCAAATGATCCGGGAGAACGATTTAAAAGTTATGACGTCAGGCAGAAGTGAAGTTTTCGAAGAGACGATTCCTACAAAAGACGGCGACCGCATCTTTCTTGCCAACAAATTCCCTTACCGCAACAAATCGGGTGAGCTCATCGGCGTCATCGGTATTTCACGGGATATAACCGAGCGCAAGAAAACCGAGGAGAAAATCCTTTTCAAAAACGCCATGGTAGAAGGAATCAACCGGATCTTGCAGGAGTCGTTAACATGCGCAAATGAGCAGGAGTTGGGCAAAACCTGCTTGAATGTCGCCCAGGAGATAACTGGAAGTCAGATTGGCCTTATCGGGGAAATCGATCAAGACGGGTTCCTGAAAAAAGTTGCCTTCAGCGATCCGGAATGGTTTTCTTGTCGCATGCCGGAAGAAGCAGGTCACGGAAAACCGCCTGAAGATATAAAAATTCGTGGCGTTTATAAGAAGATGCTTCTAGAGGGAAGGTCCTTCTTTACGAATATTCCGGTCTTTCATCCGGAAAGCATCGGCTTCCCTGAGGGACATCCATCGATGAAGGCGTTTCTGGGCGCGCCCTTAACTTATAATGGAAAAACTATCGGCATGATCAGTCTGGCTAACAGGGAAGGCGGCTACAGGAAAGAGGATGTGGAGACTCTGGAAGCTATGGCGCACTCCATCGTGCAGGTAATAATGCGTCTGCGGGCTGAGGTTGCGCTGAAGAAAAGTGAAGAGCGCTACCGTATCCTTACCAAAAAGCTGCAGGAAGTAGACCTTCGCCAATCCGAGGAACGGTTCCATAAGGCCTTTCATTCCAGCCCGGCCATTATGTTTATCCAAAATTTAGACGGACGCTTCTTAGAAGCAAACGACAAATTTATTGAGGTTTCAGGGTTCTCGCGTGATGAGATAATCGGTCGCAACTCTCTGGAATTAAATGTCTATATCGACCCTTCCCAGCGGGTGGAGAGTTTTGGCCCGCCGCCGGAATTAATCAAGTCAATGCATGAGAGGAAACCGATAAATAACCTTGAAGTAAAAATCTATACAAAACGGGGTGAACAGCAAACCGGTCTATTATCAACAGATTTTATTGAGCTTAATAGTGAGACGTGTATTCTAATTATTATAAATGACATTACAGAGCTCAGGCGGTTTGAAAAAAAAATGTCCCGTCTTGACCGCTTAAGTCTCGTCGGAGAGATGGCCGGCGGTTTAGCGCACGAGATCAGAAATCCGATAGCGGTTGTAAGGGGATATCTAGAGTATATAGGGGAGAAAAAAGAATTCCGGAAACAAGCGGACCGGTTCCAGCTTATGATCAGTGAACTGGACAGGGTGAACTCGATTATTACGGAATATCTTACCCTGGCAAGGGGCAAGGCCTATGATGCAAAACCGGAAAACCTGAACGTTTTAATTAAGGATTTGAACTATCTGGTAGAAACGGACGCTATCAAGGAAGACAAGTATATCAATCTGGAGCTTGAAGAGGTACCCGACCTGCTCCTGGAGAAAAACGACATCAAACAGATGATCCTCAACCTGATCCGCAACGGTCTTGAAGCTATGGCGCCAGGCGGCTATCTTACTGTAAGGACGTCTGTCGAAGGGGAAAAGGTCATTCTGGCGGTGTGTGATCAGGGCAAAGGAATCCCGCCGGAGCATCTGGATAAAATGGGCATTCCGTTTTTTACCACAAAAGACTACGGCACCGGGCTTGGACTTGCCATATGTTATAAAATAGCAGCCAGGCATAATGCGGAAATTCATTTAGAAACCAGCCCTGAGGGAACAACATTCTTCGTAAAGTTTACTGTTCCAGGCGCCAGGGTATCTTAAAGCCGGAGCCCGCGCGGCCATCTTTAGCTATTCCCCCAATTTAAGGATGGGGGAGGCGTTAAAGCAAGTGCGAGGTTCTTTTTGTTGTCAGATGACTTATTTTGCGCATTCTTTAAGATCGACGGTTATCCAGATTCTTTTATGAGTACAGCCGTTAAAATCTATATTGTTCAGCTGAGATGTCACTACCGCCTCTTTGCCGTCATATAAAGATTCTTTATAAGCTTTTATCTTGACCAGTTTATCAAAGAGATCGGCCTTGTTTTTAGCATAAATATACTGTTCCACAATACAGCCCCCTTTTTTTTTGTTATATATTTCGGTACAAGAAGGTATATTCCTTGACAATTATTCCGTTAAAAAATGACAGGAAAATGCAAAAAGGCCGGCTTCTAATCAATAAATCTTACCTGTCGCCAAAGATTTTTCGTCAAAAAATATGTTTTTAATATTCCTTGAAGCCTCTCATGTACTTGCGGCAAGGTTTTTAAATATAAGGATTTAAGATAAATCAACTAAATCACCTCACTAAGGAGAGGCTGCGCGCGCCTCTCCTAATATTTTGTTCATTAAAGGGCCGCCTGAGTCCATAAAGCTGCCGGAAATAATAAGTCCCCTTTTAGTAAGGGGACTAGGCGCTCTCTGAAAATAGATACTCTGAATATTATTTCATTAGGGAGGTCAACTGTCTACGTGCTTAAGTATCGCCTCTCATGCTTGTACGAACCCGTTCACCCTCGGGCTCGGTCAAAACTCGGCGCTAAGCGCCTCAAACACTTCCCTCGCTTATTCTCGGGTTCTCTCGTTCTTTGAATTAAGTTAATAAGTGTACGGACCCTGGTGTCCCGGATAGATGTACTGACTGCCGTATGAATGCTGACCCGGCTGGAACTCCTGTGCCTGCTGGCCTGCAATTTGCTTGAGCAGCAGCTGCATATTATCGACAGCCTGAATCATCTGGGAAAACGCCCCTGTTGGCTGCATATACTGCATCCCCTGATTAAGAAGAGAAATAGCCTGGCTAATGGACTGTTTCATATACTGCTGGTTATACTGCTGTTCCTGTATAGCCTGAGTTTTGAGCTGCTGAATTTGCTGGTAGAGCTGGAACGCCTGCTGCATATATGGCTGTGAAGCCATAGGCTGCTGGGCGCTCATCGGCCTGGACGCCATGGGACCCTGCTGCTGAGACTGCCCGTAAGGCTGGGACTGCATCCCGCCTTGGCTGGAGTACTGGGTATAGTTAGTGGGATTTGTTCCCTGCTCAGTTTCTATGTCGGGTGTCTTTTTTACCGGCCGTGATGGTTCATTGGTCTCATTTTTGGGCATTTGGAAATCCTCCTTGTGAGTATGTGTTTTTTCCTTTTTATAGTTTCCCTGTCAAATGTTTTTTATACGCAGCGGAGAATTAATAGGGGGTCAGGCTTTTCTTTGTTCCTAAAAAAATTTTAAAAATAGCTAAGTTGACCTATTGCGCAGTTTTTTTTCGTATGCTATACTCACTGTAGTTGTAAATAAAAATAAAATCCTGTGAAGGAGAAAAGTATAGCTGGATCCAGTTTTTCAGGGAGAAGGCGCCGAGACTGGGAGCGCCTTTAGGATATGGACAGCTGAAGTTCACTCCGGAGGAGCAGGCTGAAAACCTGGATGGCAAGTAGGCTAAGCCGCATTTCCTGCGTTAGAGGGAAGGGGTATCGGAATATTATCCCCACACCGGATAGATATTCCCGTACTTTTTAAGTGAGTGGGCTGTATTTTTATATGCAGCCAATCAGGGTGGTACCGCGAAGCTCGTAGATTTCGTCCCTGGGGGATGAAATATGCGGGCTTTTTCATTTCCCAAACCAGCGCAAAGTCGGGTTTTTTACGAAAGGTTTCATCACAGGAGGAGGTTAAGAAGTGAAAAAGCTGCGGTGCGTAATTATGAGGGGCGGAACGAGCAAGGGTGTATTCTTCAATGAAAATGAACTGCCGCGGGACATTGAAGAAAGGACAAAAGTTATCTTAAGAGTTATCGGCAGCCCGGATAAGAGGCAGATTGACGGTCTGGGCGGGGCTGACATATTGACCAGCAAAGTCGCCATCATCGGTCCTCCCAGCCGCAAGGACGCCGACGTGGACTATGTTTTCGGCCAGGTCGGTATAACGGAGCCGACGATAGACTGGGGATGGGCCTGCGGCAATCTCTCGGCGGCCGTAGGGCCCTATGCCGTGGACGAGGGCCTGGTCAGGGCGCAGGGCCCGAAAACAACGGTCAGGGTTTACTGCGTGAATGTTGACAAGTATCTCAACGTGGAGTTTTCCACTAAAAACGGCAAAACTGTCTACGAGGGCGACTTCGCGGTTGACGGTGTTCCGGGATTGGGCTCGAAAATATCGCTGGATTATTCCGGCACCATTGGCGCTCTTACCGGAAGCCTTCTGCCGACCGGTAGACTGAAAGACGTGCTTGAAGTCAGGAACTTCGGTAAAATCGAAGCCTCCATACTTGACGTTTCCACTGTTGTCGCCTTTGTCAGGGGCAGGGACCTGGGTTTAAACGGTGCGGAATCGGCAGGGGACCTTGATTCGGACAGGGACCTGATCGAATCAATGGAGCAGATCCGCCTTGAAGCAGCCCGTGTATCCAATATTGAGGCAAAAACCGCTCTTATGCCTATGCTCGCCATTGTTCAGGAACCTATTCACTGGGTCAACTCGGCAACGGGTGAACTGATGCGGACCGATGATGTGACCATACTTTCCAAGGTCTACGCCGCGGGAATGATGCACAAGGCATACCCCGGCACCGGGTGCATCACAACGGGAGTTGCCGCCAAGATGAAGGGATCGATTGTAAACGAATTTGTCAGGCCAAAGGCGGGACGCAACGGTACGGTAAAAATCGGCCATTTCTCCGGATGTATTTCAGTGGATGTCAAGTGCTCCGAGAATAATTCTTCCTTCCACCTGGAGAAAGCCGCCATGTACAGGACGGCCAGAAGAATCATGGAAGGATACGTTTATATCTAAGAACGCAGCACGATTTAAGCACACTTAGGACAGGGGATTTAACTAGATGACTATTGTTGAAAAGATACTGGCTGCTCATGCAGGAAAAGAAACTGTGTCCAGCGGGGAGTTTGTGAATGTAAAAGTAGATTTGGTCATGGCCAGCGACCTGACAGCGTACATCTCAATCAAGCAGCTTGACCTGCTGGGAGTTAAAAAGCTTTTTGATCCTTCAAAAGTGGTTTTCGTAATGGACCATTTTACACCCAACAAGGATGTCGCTGCAGCGGAACAGGTTAAAAAGATCCGGGACTTTTCGCTGAAACAGGGACTTCACTATGTTGAGTGCGGAGACATGGGAATTGAACATGTTTACCTTCCGGAGAAAGGCCTGGTCCTTCCC contains:
- a CDS encoding 3-methylitaconate isomerase, with amino-acid sequence MKKLRCVIMRGGTSKGVFFNENELPRDIEERTKVILRVIGSPDKRQIDGLGGADILTSKVAIIGPPSRKDADVDYVFGQVGITEPTIDWGWACGNLSAAVGPYAVDEGLVRAQGPKTTVRVYCVNVDKYLNVEFSTKNGKTVYEGDFAVDGVPGLGSKISLDYSGTIGALTGSLLPTGRLKDVLEVRNFGKIEASILDVSTVVAFVRGRDLGLNGAESAGDLDSDRDLIESMEQIRLEAARVSNIEAKTALMPMLAIVQEPIHWVNSATGELMRTDDVTILSKVYAAGMMHKAYPGTGCITTGVAAKMKGSIVNEFVRPKAGRNGTVKIGHFSGCISVDVKCSENNSSFHLEKAAMYRTARRIMEGYVYI